A segment of the Bacteriovorax sp. PP10 genome:
TGAGAGAGGAAAATCTCACTCGCTTTTTTAACAGCATCAAAATTGTGAAGGGGTTCGCCTTGCCCCATATAAACGATATTTTTTAACTGGTGATCATCTGGACGATTTTCTTTCAGCCAGTTCCAGGCAAGAATGAATTGCCCGATAATTTCATCAGTTGATAAATGTCTCTTCAGGCCCTGAGTTCCTGTAAAACAAAACGAACACTTCATCGCACATCCAACCTGAGTTGAAAGACAGATCGTGTATTTGCTTTGAAAAGGAATCAGAACTGATTCAACTCGCTGGCCATCTTTAAGTTTCACAAGCAACTTTACAGTCTGATCAGTCGACTCATGAACGAGTTCAATTTCAGGAAGTGTGAAATCAAAATTTGTCGTAATAAATTCACGAGCTGCTTTTGAAAGATTGTGGTGATCACAAGCTTCAATTTTCTTTTCTTTGTAATGATGGCGATAAAGGAGTGAAGCACTCGCAGGATTAACAGCATTATTCTTCAATAGATCCTGAAGATCTTCAAAATTGTGCTGATAAAAAGACGTTTTAGTGTTCATTAAAGTTTTGTGACATCGACAACAATTAAGGATTTTTCATAATCCTCAAGAATCGTACACTGCTCACCCAAATCAAGTTTATAGAGTTTCTCTGCATCCTTATCATAAATAAACCTGAAATCACATTCGGCCTTTAAGATAATTGATTCATTTTGAGAGAGCTTAACAACTGAAATCAAGGATTTTGCGTAGCTTCGGTCTGTCATGACGTTAAAGTCGCGGCAAGGGCCGTTGACTAATGTGCAGTTGACTGGAGTTTCGCCCTGAAAATAGATTGGGGTTTGATCATCAGTAAGAGTTGTATTCAGACCTTCTAAATGAAACCCGTTTCCTTTAATGAGCATTAAAATGCGGTCAATGTTAGGGAAAGAAGAGAAGGGGCCATCGCTATTTACCGAGGCACAAGAAATTCGAAATAAAAAAGATTCACCGGCAGGAATACGAAAGAGTTCTGTCGTTACTCCACCACCATTTTTCCATGGCATTTCCAGAAAATCTTTTTTAGTTAAAGTTAGAATAAATTATCCGCGGTTTTTCATCGTTAAACCTTTTAAGAAATTTCGAAGCAATTGATCTCCGCATTCGCGGTAGTTCACATGATCTTTTTTTCTTAATAGGGCAGAGAGTTCCGAGCGGCCAACACTGAAGCCAGCTGTTTTTAAAACGTCGTGCATATCATCTTCTTTTAGAGCGAATGCCACGCGAAGTTTTTTCAAAACAACATTGTTAGAAAGAGGAAGTTCAAAAGGAACTGGTGGGCGAGACTCATCTTTGCCACGCTTATAATAAACCAGACCGTCTAAGAAGTGGGCCATAACTTCATCGCTACACTTGATGTAGCCTTCGTCTTCTTCGTTTAATAAATAAGCTTTAATCTCGTCCAGAGGAACGGTGATATCAGCAAGCTTCATGATCTCCACGAGCTTGGCGTCGCTTACGTCTAAGAGAAAGCGGATGCTGCGAAGATAGTCATTATTAGTCATATAGATTCCAGATTAAGGGGGTAAAGCTGTTGCATTATAGTGGCTTTGAAACGGTCTGGGGACTAGTTTCGGGAGGAACTATTACCTTTTTACATGAAATTTCCTTTTAGGTTGTGGTTTTTTTGCCAAATGTTACCGTCTGTCCATATTTTAAACACCCCAACGAACGGAGCTAGTTTATGAAGTCAAAAACTCTTGTGCTTGCATGTGCCCTAACGGCAGCCTCTTTCAGCTTTAATGCTTTTTCTCAGGATTCTGCAGTATGTGCTGATCCATTACAAAAAATTTGTAAGGATACAGAGGGACTTCGCGCTCAAAGAGAAGTTTATATCAGTAAGCTAAAATCAGAGATCGCTGCTGAGGCTGACAGAAATGCAGCTCCAAAAATCGAAGAAATGAAAAAGAAGATTTCTAGAATTCACTTCATTAAACGTGCTATTGAAAGTTTCAAAATTAAAAACCGTGAGACAATGGCCTCTGCTAAAAAGAGAATTGGCGATATCGAAACAGTTGTAACAAATCCAGCAAATGTAGCTCTACTTAAAAGCTATATGAGACAAGCAATCGACGAAAGTCATTTCAACGATGCTACAAAAGAAAACTTTAAGGCCATTCAAAGTACAGTTCTTATTGGTAACTTTGCAGACTTTATTGAAAGATCAGGTCTTGAAGACGATGCTCTAGGACAATTATTAGGAAGCCCATGTGGAGCTGACGGAATGGTTGCTAACGCATTCGCGACGACAATTAAAGATCAAAGATACGTTTTAATTTGCCCAGGATTCTTAATTGCTCTTTCTCAAACTGCTTCTCCGAAAGAAAGATTAAACAGTGTTCTTCAAGCAGTTTCTCATGAAATGGGTCACCATATCGATAACTCTCAAGTAGGTAACGAGCTTTATAAGCCATACCTTTCATGTCTATCTGAAAACTATGTTGATAAATTCAACAGCACAGATGAAGATAAAAAATACTGTAAGAAAACTGCAAAAGATGCAGCAGACTGTAACTTGAAGATTACAACTAGCCACGCTGGTGAATTGATTGCAGACGCTTGGGGTATTAAAGTTTTAAACATCCACGCAAGAACAGAAGCTATGTCAATTCCTCAAGCTGATTCAATGTTAACAAGCAGCTGGGCAAGTTTATGTAACACTGGTGACGAAGGTATTCACCCAACTGGTGACTTCAGAATCGGGACATTACTAAGAACTAACCCTGATATCTCTGATTACCTGTCATGTAACAACTCGTCTATTACTAGACCAGCTTGTGCACTTGAAGGCGCTGTTAACCTTTAATAATGGCTTTCTAATTAAGTTTGATTTAGAATCTCCAGTGATATGAAGAGTGTCACTGGAGATTTTTTTTATGTTTGCTCAATACAATATTTCCGCGATCCTTATCTGTGCCGTCCTTAATATGGTCCTTGGCTTTATCTGGTATGGACTTATTTTTAGTAAGGCCTTTATTCAACTGATGGGCATCGGCCCTGATCACATGAGTGATCCGGCCTCTCAAAAAGCAGCAGTCCATGGCTATTTCGCTTCATTTTTTTCTTCTATTTTAATGGCCGTTATTTTGAGTTATCTCATCATTTTTAGCCATTCAACAACTGCGCTAGAAGGTTTGAAATTAGGACTTCTTTCGTGGCTTGGATTTACCCTGACAACGATGCTTCCAAATCATTATTTTTCAATGAAACCTTTAAAACTCGCATTAATTAATATCTCTTATCCCATGGTCGGATTATCATTAATGGGTATGATCCTGGCATTCTGGAGAAAGTAATGAGAATTCTTATTTTAATTTTAGCTATTTCTGTTGTTAGTTTTTCTTGCACGAAGAAGGTTGAAAAGCCTGCAGTGACTATCGGTCACTATTCAAAGCAAGTTGTTCAGATCACAGAAGTCATTACCAAACTGATGAATGAGCCTGATGTGAAAGTTATGAACTTTATGGCCGACGGAGTAGAATCAACACGCGCAATCAGTTGCGATGCTGTTGGTGAAGAATGTAATGCTTATTATGAATTCATTAATAAGATTGTCGATCTGACAAAAGATGGAGAATTAAGTGCGAAAGACCGCGAGATCTTAGTTCAATATCAACAGCGCGTGTTCACTGAACTTAAAAAGAGCGATATAAAAATTCAACAAGAATGGAAGGATTATATTAACTCAGGCAATAAAGACTAAGGTTTTTTTAGTCTTACTAGAACCATGCTGGTCGATAACTCTCTTCCCAGAATCAGTTGAAGCCAGCGCCATCCCTTAATCGGTTTGCAATAAAGATCTTCAATAACAAAACCACTATTTTTAAAAAGCCTTTCAAAGCTTGCTATTGATAATTTATTCAGGCCACCGGCCACTTCGTGAAAATGAGTTGCGCCATCATGATAGTATTGGTTTCTCCAGCGAACCAGAGCTTTTTCGGTAAAGATTAAATGGGCCCAGGGAAAGACTGAGAAGGCATGCCCACCATAAGGGTGATACCATGTAGGTCCAAAGCTGATATAGGCCTCTCCACCTGAATGAAGGCAATTAAACATGATCTTTAACATCTCTGCGGGATGATCAAAATGTTCAAAAGCATCGATTGAAATAACCATATCTGCTTTTGATGTTAGGTCAGTCGGTAGAGTTGTCTCAAATGAGCAATTGTCGAGTTGAATTCGCTTTCGATTGTTTTGAACAAGCTCATCGCGGATCTCAAGTCCCAGAGCAAGTTTAGCTCCCCAGCGTGCCATTGTTTCTGTATCACCACCATGTCCACAGCCAAAATCTACGACAAATTTTCCGGCTACTTTTTTAGGAAAACTATCAGTGAAAATTTTATCGAGTGATAAACGATTTTCCGACACAGGTGCAGCAGTATCGATTTGATAAAACTTTTTTAGAAAAAAAAACTGAATGCTAGAAACCATGTTGTACATCCGACTAGTTTATAGGGTTTTGTAAAATTGAAAAAGAAATTTAAAGGTATTAATTAAAAAATCTAATCCTTTCTTTGAGTTAAGTTTATAAGTGTGCCGTTATTAACACAAAGACCCGGTGGAGAAATCACCGGGTCTATTGTGGGCCAATTTTCTATTGATAATGAGTTCTAATAAAAGAACGTTATTACATCACTTCTTGATACTTCCGAAGGCGTATCCTCCATGGCCATGTCCAGATATATTTTACATCTATCTAAATACTCATCTGTTAAGTCCATTAGCTTAGATTCTGGAATTATTTTTTCCGCCATTGGAAACATCACCTGTTCCTCTTCTTTTAAATGGTTTTTTAATAAACTAGTCAGGACTCTCATTTTAGAGTCTATTTCTTCTGACCAGGAAACTTCAGCACCCATTTGTTTTAACTCGTCGACGAGTTCATAAGCTATTTCATGTTCGTCTTTTCCATGTAGTCCTTCCATGCGAACTTCTTTATTCGTGGAGTCTTGAAGGGTGCTATAAAAAACTTCTTCTTCTGCTTTGGCATGCATATTGAAAATGGGAAAAAATAAAGTGGCCGTTGCCTGCTTGTCTTTAGCAGGTGTTTCTGAATTCATAAGAATGGAGATATATTCTTTAAGGTATTTGTGATGATTTTCGAGTATTGGAATGATGCTTGTTTCATCATCTTCTTCATCAAGAGATATTCGCAGTTGTTTTAGAGTCTCTTTTTCGTAAGTCATGAAGAAGTCCTTTGTTATCCGAATCTGTTTTTCAAATTCACTTAGTAATACTGCAATTTCAAAACCAAAGGAGTTGAATGTATTTCCAATATGTATTCAAATGCTCTCGGGGAATATTTGGACTACTCGGGGGAAAAAAGTTTTTTACTCAAGAAAAACTTTAGAAAAAAATCACCCTAAGAAAAAACACTTAGGGTGACAAAAAATTAGTATTTAACTGCCAGAAATGAGCTTAGACCCCAGCGTTTTAAAATGGAATCACTTGGATTATAACTTGGTAATTTTCTTTCAAATAAAGTTCGAATTTGTTCGAGGGAAAGATCAGTTCCTTCAATGTTGATAATGTTTGAGTTTAAACTATCCAACCAGTTTTTCAGAAGTCCAGGATACATTGGGTCGAACGCTCTCACTAAATCCTCAACCTCATTAAACTTAATTAAAAATTTTGCATCACGATTTGGAGTGCTCCAGTCTTCATAGGCCTGAGTCCCAGGTCTGCAGTCATGACTTCTACAATATTCATAACCATCACGGACAATTTTAATTCTGATATAGGTATAGTTAACTAAATCAGTAATACCAGTTGTGACCAAACTATTCGGGTCATAGTCTTTATGGACACGACTTAAAACGAATTGAATAAAAGACATGTATTGCTTTTGCAAAGTAGAATCAAATTGTTCTTCTGAATACCTTGAATCGTTTGTCTTAGCGTTTAATGTCCATGAATTTCTATTCACCACCGGCCATCTAAAGGCCATGATTTCTCGCACTCCTCTTATTGGCCAGGCCTGATCAACAAAAGCTTCCTTATAGAGTGGACGAACTTCTCTGGGAGCAGTTGAAGAGAAAGTAAAAATAGGAAGGCTTGTTGGATCATCATAATAATTTTGCGTGATGGTTCTCATGTGCCCTGAACCATTTGTCTGGCTTACAATAAACGATCCGGCCTGCAATCCTTTTTGAGTGACCGCAACTCGAAAGCCATCTGTATTCATAATTGTTCTGGTGCTGGTCATATCCATGACATAATTTAGGGCGGCCATGAATAATCTATCATCATACCAGTTGGCCGATGTCGGTAGATCTTCCCATTGTTTTCTCATCGAAAAATGCCCGAAGAGTGATCCTGTGTCAGAAACAGTGTTTGCGACAGGAAGGGAGTAGATGCGGGCAAAAAT
Coding sequences within it:
- the rlmN gene encoding 23S rRNA (adenine(2503)-C(2))-methyltransferase RlmN; translated protein: MNTKTSFYQHNFEDLQDLLKNNAVNPASASLLYRHHYKEKKIEACDHHNLSKAAREFITTNFDFTLPEIELVHESTDQTVKLLVKLKDGQRVESVLIPFQSKYTICLSTQVGCAMKCSFCFTGTQGLKRHLSTDEIIGQFILAWNWLKENRPDDHQLKNIVYMGQGEPLHNFDAVKKASEIFLSQHGMSLGVQKITVSTAGYLPGLKRWNEEMPGVNLALSLHSVFEEKRNKLIPINQRYPLQEVMDYIDTIPLARKQYVIYEYLLIKDFNDTPEDAHATGAFLMGKMAIINLIPFNPFPGSEYQRPLDSSILEFQKIIGTYNLPALIRTTKGDDILAACGQLNTKV
- a CDS encoding HutD/Ves family protein; its protein translation is MLTLTKKDFLEMPWKNGGGVTTELFRIPAGESFLFRISCASVNSDGPFSSFPNIDRILMLIKGNGFHLEGLNTTLTDDQTPIYFQGETPVNCTLVNGPCRDFNVMTDRSYAKSLISVVKLSQNESIILKAECDFRFIYDKDAEKLYKLDLGEQCTILEDYEKSLIVVDVTKL
- a CDS encoding YehS family protein produces the protein MTNNDYLRSIRFLLDVSDAKLVEIMKLADITVPLDEIKAYLLNEEDEGYIKCSDEVMAHFLDGLVYYKRGKDESRPPVPFELPLSNNVVLKKLRVAFALKEDDMHDVLKTAGFSVGRSELSALLRKKDHVNYRECGDQLLRNFLKGLTMKNRG
- a CDS encoding DUF1761 domain-containing protein, coding for MFAQYNISAILICAVLNMVLGFIWYGLIFSKAFIQLMGIGPDHMSDPASQKAAVHGYFASFFSSILMAVILSYLIIFSHSTTALEGLKLGLLSWLGFTLTTMLPNHYFSMKPLKLALINISYPMVGLSLMGMILAFWRK
- a CDS encoding class I SAM-dependent methyltransferase; its protein translation is MVSSIQFFFLKKFYQIDTAAPVSENRLSLDKIFTDSFPKKVAGKFVVDFGCGHGGDTETMARWGAKLALGLEIRDELVQNNRKRIQLDNCSFETTLPTDLTSKADMVISIDAFEHFDHPAEMLKIMFNCLHSGGEAYISFGPTWYHPYGGHAFSVFPWAHLIFTEKALVRWRNQYYHDGATHFHEVAGGLNKLSIASFERLFKNSGFVIEDLYCKPIKGWRWLQLILGRELSTSMVLVRLKKP
- a CDS encoding hemerythrin domain-containing protein, whose protein sequence is MTYEKETLKQLRISLDEEDDETSIIPILENHHKYLKEYISILMNSETPAKDKQATATLFFPIFNMHAKAEEEVFYSTLQDSTNKEVRMEGLHGKDEHEIAYELVDELKQMGAEVSWSEEIDSKMRVLTSLLKNHLKEEEQVMFPMAEKIIPESKLMDLTDEYLDRCKIYLDMAMEDTPSEVSRSDVITFFY